In Candidatus Manganitrophus morganii, the genomic window TCCATAGCCTCGGGCCATTGATCCATAACCCGCAGGTCGTCGAACGGCTGGCACAAAAGGGGGTTCAAAAGGTCGAGCGTTTGGACCAGATTGAGAATGGAGTGGTCATTCTTCGATCGCACGGTGTTTCTTCCCCTCAAGTAGTCCAGGATGCCGAAGCACAGGGGCTGCACATCATCGACGCCACCTGTCCGTTTGTGACCAACGCGCAGCGATATGCAAAACAACTGGTCGATGAAGGATATCAGGTGGTGATGGTCGGGGATCGGAATCACCCCGAGTCTCAGAGCGTCCTCGGGCATGCCGGGGGAGAGATCCTGGTGACGGAGGATTTCGACGAGATCAAGCAGATGTTGAACCGGTTCACCCGGAAGCGATTGGGCATCATTTCCCAAACGACGCAAACCTATGGAAAATTTTCTGAAATTGTAGTAAAATGCCTCCAAATCTGCGAAGAGGTCAAAATCTTCAACACCATCTGTTACGCTACCGAGGATCGCCAGACGGAGGCGCAGAGCCTTTCGGAAACGGTGGAAGTGATGGTGGTGGTGGGGGGAAAGAACTCCGCGAACACGACCCATCTGGCCGATATCTGCCGCGAAAAGGGGGTCCGGGTTTACCACGTTGAGACGGCGCAGGAGATCGATCGGCATTGGTTTGAAGGGGTTCAGAAGACCGGGGTGACGGCGGGGGCCTCAACGCCCGATTGGATTATTCAAGAGGTGATCAGTTATTTAAAAACGATTTAAAGGAATCAGAGGCGGCCTCAGGCCGCCGTTTCCGTTGTTTGAGAAATGACCAATATAGAGGCCGGCATCGGAGGGCCTGATTCCACTCCGCACAGGCCGGCCGCTAAATTCGAAGAAGAGGGGAGAGAATAGTTTTTATGGCAAAAGGAAAAAGAACGGTTTTTGATGCCGATGAGATGCTTGACTCCGAGAAGAGCCAGGAGCGGATGGAGCTTGAAGCGCTCTATGCCGAGACGTTCAAAAATCTCCAAGAGGGGAGCGTCGTAGAAGGGATCATCCTTTCCATTCAAGAAGACGGGATCATGGTCGATATCGGATATAAGTCCGAAGGGATGGTCGCCAGACAGGAATTCACCCCCGAAGAGATCGGCAAGCTCAAAGCGGGGGAGAAGATCCAGATCTACCTTGAAGAGCGGGAAGACTCCGAGGGAAACATTATCCTCTCGAAGGAAAAAGCCGACCGGATGAAGATCTGGAAGGAGATCGAAGAGGTCTACCAGAAAGATGCCGTGATCGAAGGAAAGGTGATCTCCCGGATCAAGGGGGGGATGATCGTCGATATCGGGGTCAAGGCGTTTTTACCCGGTTCTCAGATCGATCTTCGGCCGGTGCGCGATCTCGACCAGCTGATCGGAAAAACCTTTCCGATGAAGATCATCAAGATGAATCACCGCCGCGGCAACATCGTCGTTTCCCGCCGGGTTCTCCTGGAGGAGTCGCGCGATCGGAAGCGGCAGACGACCCTCTCCTCGCTCCAAGAGGGGCAGGTGGTCGAAGGGGTGGTGAAGAACATCACCGAATACGGCGCGTTTATCGATCTCGGCGGCATCGACGGTCTGCTGCACATCACCGACATGTCGTGGGGCCGGGTCGGCCATCCCTCCGAGCTTTTCATGGTGGGGGACAAGGTTTCGGTCGTCGTCCTCAAATACGACAAGGAGACCGGCCGGGTCTCGCTCGGCTACAAGCAGAAGATGCCCGATCCCTGGAGCCATGTCGAGGAGCGGTATCCGGTCGGAACCCGCATCACCGGCAAAGTGGTCAGCCTGACCGATTACGGCGCCTTCGTCGAGTTGGAGCCGGGGGTCGAAGGGCTGGTCCACATCTCGGAGATGTCGTGGGCGCATGAAGCGAAGCATCCGTCGAAGATCGTTTCGGTCAGCGATCGGGTCAACGCCGTCATCCTCAACGTCGATCGGAAGGGAAGAAAAATCTCGCTCGGTATGAAGCAGGTCGAGCCGAACCCCTGGAACGTCGTCGAGCAGCGTTATCCGCCGGGGGCGAAGATCACCGGCAAGGTCCGGAGCATCACCGACTTCGGCGTCTTTGTCGGCCTGGAAGAGGGAATCGACGGGCTGATCCATATTTCCGATATCTCCTGGACCCGCCATGTCAAACATCCTTCGGAGGTCTTCAAAAAAGGACAGCCGATTGAAGCGGTCGTGCTGAAGGTCGATCGTGAGAAGGAGCGAATCTCGCTCGGCTTCAAGCAGCTGACCTCCGATCCATGGGAGACCGATATCCCGCAGAAATACAGGGTCGGCAGCGGTGTTCGTGGGAAGGTGACCAAAATTACCGACTTTGGGGTTTTCGTCGAGCTCGAAGAGAATGTGGAGGGCCTGATCCATATCAGCGAATCGGGGGTGGAAGCGCCCGCTCGCGTGGAGGATGTTTTCCACATCGGAAACGAGGTCGAAGCGAAGATCATCCGGATCGATACGGCGGAGAGAAAGATCGCCCTGTCGGTTCGAGAGCACCGGCGCGATTCGGACAAAGAAGCGGTCGACCGCTTCCATCACACGCAGGGAAAGCTCGATCAATCGATCGGGGCGGTTGCCAGCAAGATCACACGGCGGCAGAAAAACGACGAGGGAAAAGAGTCGTAAGGTCCGAAGCCTTCCTCTCTTTCCAACCGGTTGAGACGCCGGCGGAGGGTCTATGCTCTCCGCCGGCGGATCGGCGGAACCCTCCTCGAAAAGCGCTGCCCGTTTACCCCAAAATTAAACGATGAATCGAAAATCAATTCTGATCGGCGGAATTTACTTTCTTCTCTTCCTCCTCCTCTTCTTCGCCTTTATGTTCTGGACCAGCCGTTACATCGACGGCGGGGAGGGAGCGGCGTGGGGGGGCGGAGATCGGATCGCCCTCATCCGTATTGAAGGGGTCATCGCCGATTCAAAAACCGTGGTCGAAGATCTGCGGCGCTACCACCGGGATGACAGTATCAAGGCGATTCTCATCCGAATCGACAGCCCCGGCGGCGCCGTGGTCCCCTCCCAAGAAATTTATGATGAGGTGAAGCGGATTCGCGACGCGGGAAAGAAAAGGATCGTCACCTCCATGGGGACGGTGGCCGCTTCCGGCGGCTATTATATCGCCGCCGCCTCGGAGAAAATCATCGCCAACCCCGGGACCCTCACCGGCAGCATCGGCGTCATTATGGAGCTGGTCAACGTCGAAGGGCTTCTTCAAAAAATCGGCGTGGAGGGAACGGTCATCAAGAGCGGAGAGAATAAAGATGTCGGCTCCCCCTTCCGGAAGATGACCGAGGAGGAGCGTGCGCTGCTGCAGAATGTGATGGACGACGTCCACGCGCAATTTATCGAAGCGGTCGCCGAAGGGCGCTCTCTCAAGATCGAGACGGTTCGTCCCTACGCCGACGGGCGAATCTTTACCGGCCGCCAGGCGAAGGAGATCGGTCTGGTCGATGAGCTGGGGAACCTTCAGGATGCCATCCAGCGGACGGCGGAGCTGGCGGGGATTGAAGGGGAACCCCAGACAGTGGAGAAGCAGGAGCGGTCGACGTTATTTGAGTTTCTGCAAAACCGGTTTCTGGGAAAGTGGGAGGGGGCTCGCTTCCCGGGCGGTTCGGTCCGGCTGAACTATCTTTTCTCCTTCTAGTCGATCGTCACGGTTCAGAGAGCCTGACCATCAAGGAACAATCCAGTCACATGGGGGGATGATGACCAAAGCAGAACTGATCGAAAAAGTCGCGGAACATTACACCGTCCTGACCAAACGTCAGACGGAAATCCTGGTCAACACTTTCTTTGACAGTATCAAAGAGGCGTTGGCCAAGGGGGACAAGATCGAGATCCGGGGGTTTGGAAGCTTCCGGCTCCGGCACCGAAGAATGCGAGAGGGGCGAAACCCGAAGACCGGCGCATTGGTCTCGGTCCCCGAGAAGAAGGTTCCCTTCTTCAAGGCCGGAAAAGAGCTGAAGGAACTGGTCGACCGGGGATAACCGGTTTTCCGTTCTGCGAGACTTGATCTTCTTTTCAATGATCTCTTCCCGACTTCTCCTTGTCTCTTCTCTCCCGATCCCTTTAATGAATCCTATCCGCAAGGGAGCGCAGCGATCCCGGCGCCGGTGGTATCGATGATTCCGGCGCCGTTGTCGACGGCGTCGATCCCGTCCGGATTGAGATGATCCCACAAGTTATTCCGGGCAAAAATCGTATTATTATCGTTATTGATGAGGTCGCCCGCGGGATTGCAGCTGAGCGTGTTGGCGCCGTCGCTCCTTCCCCCGCCCCCGAGATCGGGGTTCGATTGTCCGTCGACCACCACCCCTCCTCCCGGATTGCCCGTTACCTGGTTTTGACGGAGCGCCGGACCGGCATTTACGATTTGGACACCGATCCCCGGATCTCCTGTGTTGCTCTGGATCGTATTCTGTTCGATCCGACTTGAATCCCCCAACATCGATTGAATCCCGATCGTATTCCCGCTGAAGGTATTGTTCGAGATGGAGACGTTGCTTGAAATGAGCCGCGCGCCGGTTTCGTTGTTTGTGAACTGAACGTTGCTGATCTCTCCGTTGACCCCCTCCGCGACCACACCGACCTCTCCGTCGCTTCGAACGGTCAACCGGGAAATTGCCGCCCCCTCGGTGAGGATCATCGCCGCCTGGAAAGCGCCGGCGGACGCGCTGGTGTGGGCGCCGCTTCCCTGAATCACCGTCCCCTGGGCTGCGCCGGTCGGCTCTCCGACGAGCGAGACCCCCTCCTTGATCCGGAGGGGGAAGCGCTCGCCGGGATCGGTCGGAAGTCCGCTGCTGCCGGGCCGATAGGTCCCCGCCGCCACCTGAACGGTATCTCCTTGGTCTGCGGCATTCAGCGCGTGTGTAATCGTTGCGAAGGGGGAGTCGGCGGTGCCGGGCTGGAGGTCGCTTCCTCCCTGAGAAGAGGGAGCGACGAAGTAGGTCCGGGGGATGCGGATCGATTGGTCTCCGCCGCCGTCCGGGCAGGCGGTGAGAAGGAGGGAGAAAAAGAGGAGCGGGAGGACGAAGAGGAGATTTAAGAAAGTTTTGCGGCCAGCGTTTCGATGAGGGTCGATAATGGGATCTCCTCCTGCGCCTTGGTCGACATGTTCCGCAGAATCGCTTTTCCCTGCGTCATTTCGTTTTCGCCGACAATCAAGACATACGCCGCCCCCAACCGGTCGGCCCGTTTCATCTGGCTCTTCAGGCCGATCGCGTCGTTCCCCATCTCGCTCCGGATATTCTTCCGCCGGAGGGCCAGAAGAAGCGGGAAAAGCGCCGCGCCGGCCGCCTTCCCCAACGGGGCGAGAAAAAGCTGGAGGCGCGAAGTGGGAACCAATGCCGGATCGATCAACTGGACCAGCCGCTCCACCCCGATGGCGAAGCCGATGGCCGGCGTCGGCGGTCCGCCGAGCGCTTCGACCAGGCCGTCGTAACGTCCTCCGGCGGCGACCGCGTTCTGTGCGCCGAGTTTATTGGTCGTCAGCTCGAAGGCGGTTTTGGTATAGTAGTCGAGTCCCCGCACCAGATGCGGCTGGATTTGATAGGGAATCGCGAGTTGGTCGAGCCCCTCCTGAACGGCCTTGAAGTGCTCCCGGCATTCGGCGCAGAGGTGGTCAATAGGTGAAGGAGCGTTCCGGGCGATTGCTTTGCAAGCCTCCTTTTTACAGTCGAGGATGCGGAGCGGATTGGTCTTAAAGCGCCGCCGGCAATCTTCGCAGAGATCCGGAAGATACTTCTCGAAATAAGATTGCAATGCCGCGCGATAGGTCGGCCGGCAGACCGGGCAGCCGAGGGAGTTGATCTCCAGCGTCAGGTCGGTCACCTGCATCCGCTCGAAGAAGCGGGTCAGCAGCGAGAGGAGCTCCACATCCTGGCGCGGATCGATATCGCCGATGATCTCCGCGCCGATCTGGTGGAACTGGCGGAGGCGGCCCGCTTGAGGCCGCTCGTGCCGGAACATGGGGCCGATGTAGTAGAGCTTCGAGAGGGGAATTTTTTCGCTGAGGTGATGCTCCAGATAAGCGCGGACAACCGAAGCGGTCCCTTCGGGACGGAGGGTGACTTTCTTTCCGTCCCAATCTTCAAACGTGTACATCTCTTTTTCGACGATGTCGGTGGCTTCGCCGATGCTTCGGGTGAAGAGCTCGGTGTTTTCGAGAATGGGGGTCCGGATGTGGGAGAAGCCGAAGACGTTGAAGGTTTCGTGCGCGGTCGATTCGACCCAGAGCCAGCGGTCGGATTCCTCCGGAAGAATGTCTTTGAAGCCTCTCAACGATGCGAATTTGGCCATCTCATCATCCCTAAAACTTAAGGGACACTATAACGTTGAGGCCTTTTGAAGTCAAGGAGAAGCGCGGAGTTGGAGCATTCATAATTGTAATTTCCCTTGCCTCCTCTCGAAAGGAGCGCTATACTACGCTTCGGCATTTTTCCTTCCATGTTTTACCCGGAGTTTCGACGTATGACGGATGATCGGCAGCTCGTGCTGCGGCATGTTCCTTTTTTTCAGGATCTCTCTGCGGAGGAGCTCGCGAAGTTGGCCCCTTTGCTCAGGGAGACGAGTTATCGGAAAAATGAGGTTCTCTTCCGGACGAACGATCCGGGGAACACCCTTTATATCTTACGGTCGGGGCGGGTCAAGGTCACCTTGACCGACCGGCACGGGCGGGAGGTGATCCTTCGGGTCTTGCAGCCGGGAGAGATTTTCGGAGAGATGGCGGTGCTGGATGGATATCCCCGCTCCGCGACAGTGACCGCCTTGGAGAAGAGCTACGCCGCCACCCTCGACCGCGACTCGTTTCTTCGGTTCATTCAGAGTCATCCCCAGTGGTCGCTGAAGATGCTCGCCACGATGAGCCGCCGGCTCCGGAAAGCGAACGAGCGGATCAGCTCCGCCATCCTCTCGGATGCCCACGGCAAGGTGAGCCGGGTCCTCCTCGACCTGATCCCCGAAGGGGAATGGGAAGGGAAGCGAGAGGGAATCCGGGTGCGGCTGGCGCTCACCCGGCAGCAGTTGGCGGCAATGGCCGGCGTCACGCGCGAGACCTTCATCCGGGTTCTGAAAGAGTTCGAGCGCGCCGGATCGATCCGGACCGAGGGAAAAGAGATCATTATCCTGAAGCAGGCCGACCTCAGCCGCGAGATTTTCTAGTTCTCCGCGAAGGACCCAAGATGACAAAAGTCCGGTCTAAGTCTCTCCCGTTTTTAGATGGACAGAAGGGCCCTCTCCTCCTAGAGTAGAAACAGCTTCATCCGGTTTTCACTTGCTTGTAATAGGAATTTGTTTTTGGTTTTGCAGGTTCGCTCCCGATTTTGGTTTTTCCTCCCGGTTTTCCTCGCGTTTCTTTTCCTTGAGGGTTGTTCGAGTTCGACTCCCCGCTCGGCCGAAACCGCTCCCGCCGCCGGGGCGCCGCCGGCCGGCACCTCTCCACCTCCGGTTCAAGTTCAAGCTCCGCAGCTAAGGCAGACGCTGGCGGGCGGCGGCGAAGGCTGGCTCGGCTCTCCTGCGGCGGCCGATCTCGACGGCGACGGTCGGATGGAGATCATCGCGCCGCGCGGCGGTTTTCTTTTCGTCTGGCATGCCGATGGAACCCTCTTTTGGAAATCGGCCTACGGTTTTTCGGCGGAGACGAGCCCGGCGACGATCAGCGGGCGGATCTGGGGGCCGCCGGTCGCGGCCGACCTCGACGGCGACGGGAAACTTGAAATCGCCGCCGGCAGCCACAAGGAGATGATCTCGGTCTGGAGCTGGGACGGAAAGATGAAAGCGGGTTGGCCGAAGATCGTCGGGGGAGAGGCGGGGTCGGCCGATCGGGAGATCCGGTCGCTCGCGGCCGGCCCCCTCGGCAACGGCAAATCGGCCCTGCTGGCGTCGCGGACCCGAACGACGAAGGTCCCGGTGGCCTTTCTGCTCGATTCTCAAGGAACGGTTCTCCCCGGCTGGCCGCAGCTTGCCGCGTCGGGCGGGTGCGTCCTTCTTCCCGCCCAAGATGCAAACTGTTTTGAGGCGGGGACCTACAATCAAAACGTGGGGCTCGCCGATCTCGACGGGGACGGGAAAACCGATGCGATCATCGGCTACGACAACGCCTATGTCGGCCTCTTCCATCTCAGCGGCGTTCCCTTTGGAACCCCTTTTCTCAATCGCCCCTTCTTCCCCGGTGTTCCCGCCTTCCACGATCCGGCGTTGGCGATCCAGGGGTTCGGGCCGGACGGAGAAGACCGAAGCGAGTTCACCGACTCCCCGCCGGTCGTCGCCGACCTCGACGGCGACGGCGCCCGCGAGCTGATTCTGGTGGGGGATCATGAACGGGCCGGGATCACCACGATTTTGGGAAACTCCCTCTTCGTCTTCCGCTCCGACGCCACCCGTTTTCCCGGTTTCGAGCGGCCGTTTGAGACGAGGGGCCATCATTCCCCGCGGGTGACCGAAGACCCCGGCGGGAACATCGTCGATGTCACCCCCGCGCCGGCCGTCGCCGACCTCGACGGGGATGGGAAGAAAGAAATCCTCTTCCCCGCGTATGACGGCGTGCTGTATGCGGTCCATTCCGACGGGCAGCTCTTCTGGACGTTTGCGTTTTCCGATTTGGGGACCCGGTTTGCTTCGGAGCCGGTCGTGGCCGATCTGAACAACGACGGGGTCCCGGAAGTTCTCTTTGCCACCTATGAGACCGAGGGAGAGAAGGGGGCTCTGGTGATTCTGAATCATCTCGGCGCGGAGCTGACGAAGATTTCCCTGCCGGGCCGTGGCGCCATGGCTGCGCCGACGCTCGCCGATCTCGACGGCGACGGGGAGTTGGAAGCGATCGTCAGCCTCAAAGATGTTTCATCCCAAGGCGGGGTGCAGATCTATGCGCTCCCCGGATCGAAAACCAACCGGCTCTTTTGGCCGACCGGCCGCGGTAATTTCCTGCGGAATGGTGATACAAGTCACTGATATCCCATTCCTTTGGATCACACTCCCACTTTAAAGTCAAGACAGGCATGTCCCGGCAGACTATCCTTTTCGTTTGAAAAGGGTAGAATGAACGCTTTGTGTCTGTTTCGTCCAAGGAGGTGTGTATTGATCTTTTCTTGCAATTTCATCAGAAGGACTTTTATCGGTCTGTTTTTTTCATTGTCTTTTTCCCTGGCCGCCTGTTCCGACTCCTCTCTCCCATCCACCCCGGATCGGATCGCAGACGGCGGCGCGACACCGACCGAGCCGACCGATCAAGACTCCATTCCGGCCACCCAACCGGCTGATCAAGATTCCATCGCCGCGCAACAGGCCGCATCTCTGATTTCCCCTGTGCGGGCGCCGCGACTTCACCAGACGTTGAGCGGCGGATTCGAAGGGTGGATGGGCTCTCCCGCGGTGGCCGACTTAGACAAAGACGGGTATCCGGAGATTATTGCGGCGAGAGATCGAACCGTTTATGTGTGGCATTCGGACGGGACCCTTTACTGGAAGGCCGTCGCCGCCACCAGTGGACGGATCTGGGCGCCGCCGGTCGTCGCCGATCTCGATGCGGATGGACGGCTGGAAGTGGCGGTCGGCAGCCATCAGGAGCGAATCTCCGTCTGGCAGTGGAACGGACAACCCAAAGCGGGATGGCCGAAGGTTTTGGGAGGGAACACTGAAATCAGGTCAATCGCCGCCGGCCAGATCGGCAGCGACCGAAAGTTAGGGCTCCTCGCCTCACGGACGCTCGTGAAGCCGATCGCGTTTTTACTCAATTCGTCGGGAGCGATCCAACCGGGTTGGCCGCAGCTCTCCAGCGCCACCGGCTGCACTCCGAAAGTGACCTGCTTCGAAGCGGGCACTTACAATCAGAATGTCGGGATCGCCGATTTGAATGGCGATGGAAAGAACGACATGCTGATCGGTTACGATAACGCCTATGCCGGCGTCTTCCACATGAACGGCGTTCCTTTTCCAACCGCGCCGCACTTTAAGCGCCGCTATTTTCCGGGCGTTCCGGCGTTTCACAATCCGCAGTTGGCGGTCCAAGGATGGGGATTGAACGGGACCGATCGGAGCGAGTTTACCGACTCTCCCCCGGTCGTCGCCGACATCAACGGCGATGGAAAAAGAGAGCTGATCCTGGTGGGAGACCATGAGCTCGCCGGAAACACCGTCAATCGGGGGAATTCCCTTTTCGTCTTTCAGGCCGACGCCACGCGCGCGCCCGGTTTCGAGTGGCCCTTTGACACCGGCGGGCCGCTGGTTTATGGGGACCCCGGCGCGAATATCGTCGATGTGACTCCGGCTTCCGCGGTGGTCGATCTCGACCGGGATGGGAAAAAGGAGATCCTCTTCCCGTCGTACGATGGGAATATGTACGCCGTCCGCTCCGACGGGAAGCTCTTTTGGAAGTTCTCTTTTGCGGCCAACGGCGCCCGGTTTGCCTCGGAGCCGGTCGTGGCCGATCTCAACAAGGACGGCCTTCCGGAAATTCTGTTTACGACATATGAAACGACGGCCGGAAAAGGGGCATTGATTGTTTTGAACCGCCTCGGCGCAAAGTTGGCCCAGGTGCCGCTCCCGGGGCGGGGAGCGATGGCGGCGCCGACCGTGGCCGATCTCTACCGCAACGGGGAGTTGGAGGTGATCGTGAACCTGAAAGACAATACCCCCGCGGGCGGAATCTTAATTTATGATCTCCCCGGCTCCGGCACCAACTTGGTTCTCTGGCCGACCGGCCGCGGTAATTTTCTCCGAAACGGCGACGCAACGAGCTAGAGCGAAAGGGAGTGGGACGTTTTCCCCACTCCCTTCGCTTAGGAATGAGGAATCAAATTCTACATTCCAGCATTCCTAATTGATCTGTTGACAGCCCCCCCCTCTCTGCGATAATATTTCCAAGCATTTTGACCTCCTATGCGGGAATAGCTCAGCGGTAGAGCATCGCCTTGCCAAGGCGAGGGTCGCGGGTTCAAATCCCGTTTCCCGCTCCAATTTGATCCCAAACACGTGTAGAGGGCTAACAGGGTGAGGGATGCCGCGATCCTCAGCGGGTTCCACGCCGAATATAATTGAAGCGAAGCCTCCACACGGCGCGCTCCCGTCTTTATGGGAGCCAATCCCGTTTCCCGCTCCAAATTTTCATCAATTTTAAGTAGAAGCGATCGATTCCTGCCGATGTTACCCGCGACCCTCTGTGGGTTCCACGACGAATACAATAAGCGAAGCTTCCCCTCGGCACGCTCCCCATCATTTGGGCGCCGATCCGGTTTGCTGCTTCAACACAATCCCACCACTCCCTGAACCATTCGCCTCCCTCTCCGTTGTAAGCGCTTTCACGGACCGCCCCTCCATGTCGGTGTTAATCTAATTACATCCGATACGGAGGGCTGTCATGAACCATCTGTTCAAAACGGTTTTAGCTCTCTTTTTCATTCTCAGATTTATTTCCGAAGGGGTCCCTCTTCCGTTCCTCGCCCATGCCGCGGAGCCGCCCAGGGAGAGCCGTTCGCTTCCGGCGGATCCCCCTCTGTCGGAACCGGTTTTTGTGGAGATCGCGGAACGGATGATCCCGACGGTTGTGAACATCTCGACCACCAGTCTCCATAGCGGGCGCGATCTCCCCTCGTTGGACCCCTTTTCCGAGGACTCGTTTTTCAAGCGGTTCTTTGGCGACTC contains:
- the hisS gene encoding histidine--tRNA ligase, which produces MAKFASLRGFKDILPEESDRWLWVESTAHETFNVFGFSHIRTPILENTELFTRSIGEATDIVEKEMYTFEDWDGKKVTLRPEGTASVVRAYLEHHLSEKIPLSKLYYIGPMFRHERPQAGRLRQFHQIGAEIIGDIDPRQDVELLSLLTRFFERMQVTDLTLEINSLGCPVCRPTYRAALQSYFEKYLPDLCEDCRRRFKTNPLRILDCKKEACKAIARNAPSPIDHLCAECREHFKAVQEGLDQLAIPYQIQPHLVRGLDYYTKTAFELTTNKLGAQNAVAAGGRYDGLVEALGGPPTPAIGFAIGVERLVQLIDPALVPTSRLQLFLAPLGKAAGAALFPLLLALRRKNIRSEMGNDAIGLKSQMKRADRLGAAYVLIVGENEMTQGKAILRNMSTKAQEEIPLSTLIETLAAKLS
- a CDS encoding Crp/Fnr family transcriptional regulator, whose translation is MTDDRQLVLRHVPFFQDLSAEELAKLAPLLRETSYRKNEVLFRTNDPGNTLYILRSGRVKVTLTDRHGREVILRVLQPGEIFGEMAVLDGYPRSATVTALEKSYAATLDRDSFLRFIQSHPQWSLKMLATMSRRLRKANERISSAILSDAHGKVSRVLLDLIPEGEWEGKREGIRVRLALTRQQLAAMAGVTRETFIRVLKEFERAGSIRTEGKEIIILKQADLSREIF
- a CDS encoding DUF1565 domain-containing protein, translated to MNAADQGDTVQVAAGTYRPGSSGLPTDPGERFPLRIKEGVSLVGEPTGAAQGTVIQGSGAHTSASAGAFQAAMILTEGAAISRLTVRSDGEVGVVAEGVNGEISNVQFTNNETGARLISSNVSISNNTFSGNTIGIQSMLGDSSRIEQNTIQSNTGDPGIGVQIVNAGPALRQNQVTGNPGGGVVVDGQSNPDLGGGGRSDGANTLSCNPAGDLINNDNNTIFARNNLWDHLNPDGIDAVDNGAGIIDTTGAGIAALPCG
- the sppA gene encoding signal peptide peptidase SppA, which translates into the protein MNRKSILIGGIYFLLFLLLFFAFMFWTSRYIDGGEGAAWGGGDRIALIRIEGVIADSKTVVEDLRRYHRDDSIKAILIRIDSPGGAVVPSQEIYDEVKRIRDAGKKRIVTSMGTVAASGGYYIAAASEKIIANPGTLTGSIGVIMELVNVEGLLQKIGVEGTVIKSGENKDVGSPFRKMTEEERALLQNVMDDVHAQFIEAVAEGRSLKIETVRPYADGRIFTGRQAKEIGLVDELGNLQDAIQRTAELAGIEGEPQTVEKQERSTLFEFLQNRFLGKWEGARFPGGSVRLNYLFSF
- a CDS encoding VCBS repeat-containing protein translates to MIFSCNFIRRTFIGLFFSLSFSLAACSDSSLPSTPDRIADGGATPTEPTDQDSIPATQPADQDSIAAQQAASLISPVRAPRLHQTLSGGFEGWMGSPAVADLDKDGYPEIIAARDRTVYVWHSDGTLYWKAVAATSGRIWAPPVVADLDADGRLEVAVGSHQERISVWQWNGQPKAGWPKVLGGNTEIRSIAAGQIGSDRKLGLLASRTLVKPIAFLLNSSGAIQPGWPQLSSATGCTPKVTCFEAGTYNQNVGIADLNGDGKNDMLIGYDNAYAGVFHMNGVPFPTAPHFKRRYFPGVPAFHNPQLAVQGWGLNGTDRSEFTDSPPVVADINGDGKRELILVGDHELAGNTVNRGNSLFVFQADATRAPGFEWPFDTGGPLVYGDPGANIVDVTPASAVVDLDRDGKKEILFPSYDGNMYAVRSDGKLFWKFSFAANGARFASEPVVADLNKDGLPEILFTTYETTAGKGALIVLNRLGAKLAQVPLPGRGAMAAPTVADLYRNGELEVIVNLKDNTPAGGILIYDLPGSGTNLVLWPTGRGNFLRNGDATS
- a CDS encoding VCBS repeat-containing protein; protein product: MVLQVRSRFWFFLPVFLAFLFLEGCSSSTPRSAETAPAAGAPPAGTSPPPVQVQAPQLRQTLAGGGEGWLGSPAAADLDGDGRMEIIAPRGGFLFVWHADGTLFWKSAYGFSAETSPATISGRIWGPPVAADLDGDGKLEIAAGSHKEMISVWSWDGKMKAGWPKIVGGEAGSADREIRSLAAGPLGNGKSALLASRTRTTKVPVAFLLDSQGTVLPGWPQLAASGGCVLLPAQDANCFEAGTYNQNVGLADLDGDGKTDAIIGYDNAYVGLFHLSGVPFGTPFLNRPFFPGVPAFHDPALAIQGFGPDGEDRSEFTDSPPVVADLDGDGARELILVGDHERAGITTILGNSLFVFRSDATRFPGFERPFETRGHHSPRVTEDPGGNIVDVTPAPAVADLDGDGKKEILFPAYDGVLYAVHSDGQLFWTFAFSDLGTRFASEPVVADLNNDGVPEVLFATYETEGEKGALVILNHLGAELTKISLPGRGAMAAPTLADLDGDGELEAIVSLKDVSSQGGVQIYALPGSKTNRLFWPTGRGNFLRNGDTSH
- a CDS encoding 30S ribosomal protein S1, coding for MAKGKRTVFDADEMLDSEKSQERMELEALYAETFKNLQEGSVVEGIILSIQEDGIMVDIGYKSEGMVARQEFTPEEIGKLKAGEKIQIYLEEREDSEGNIILSKEKADRMKIWKEIEEVYQKDAVIEGKVISRIKGGMIVDIGVKAFLPGSQIDLRPVRDLDQLIGKTFPMKIIKMNHRRGNIVVSRRVLLEESRDRKRQTTLSSLQEGQVVEGVVKNITEYGAFIDLGGIDGLLHITDMSWGRVGHPSELFMVGDKVSVVVLKYDKETGRVSLGYKQKMPDPWSHVEERYPVGTRITGKVVSLTDYGAFVELEPGVEGLVHISEMSWAHEAKHPSKIVSVSDRVNAVILNVDRKGRKISLGMKQVEPNPWNVVEQRYPPGAKITGKVRSITDFGVFVGLEEGIDGLIHISDISWTRHVKHPSEVFKKGQPIEAVVLKVDREKERISLGFKQLTSDPWETDIPQKYRVGSGVRGKVTKITDFGVFVELEENVEGLIHISESGVEAPARVEDVFHIGNEVEAKIIRIDTAERKIALSVREHRRDSDKEAVDRFHHTQGKLDQSIGAVASKITRRQKNDEGKES
- a CDS encoding integration host factor subunit beta, which produces MMTKAELIEKVAEHYTVLTKRQTEILVNTFFDSIKEALAKGDKIEIRGFGSFRLRHRRMREGRNPKTGALVSVPEKKVPFFKAGKELKELVDRG
- the ispH gene encoding 4-hydroxy-3-methylbut-2-enyl diphosphate reductase: MEIYVAENAGFCFGVKRAVKMAFDAAESYQGEVHSLGPLIHNPQVVERLAQKGVQKVERLDQIENGVVILRSHGVSSPQVVQDAEAQGLHIIDATCPFVTNAQRYAKQLVDEGYQVVMVGDRNHPESQSVLGHAGGEILVTEDFDEIKQMLNRFTRKRLGIISQTTQTYGKFSEIVVKCLQICEEVKIFNTICYATEDRQTEAQSLSETVEVMVVVGGKNSANTTHLADICREKGVRVYHVETAQEIDRHWFEGVQKTGVTAGASTPDWIIQEVISYLKTI